GGCGCACACCCGCGGAGTCCAGGGCGTCCAGGGTGCGCTGAATGCCGGCGGCGCCGTCGTCGAGGGCGTGGTTCGAGGCGGTGGAGCAGCTGTCGTACCCCGTCGCCGCGAGCCCCTCGGCCACCTCCGGCGGGGTCATGAAGGCCGGGAAGCCGGTGTCGTCGCCGGCGCCGTACACCATCCCCACGTGGCAGATCGCCAGGTCGGCGCCGGACACGACGGGTTGGACTCCCGCGAGCATCGGCCGGAAGTCGTACCCGTTGCCTCCCGCGTCGGCGTTCGCCCGCTCGATGAGCGAGCCGTGCGGCAACACGTCGCCGGAGGCGACGAGGGTGAAACCGGATGCCGGGGCGGGGGCCGCCGGGTACCCGCTCTGCTGCGCCGGCATGGCTGTCGGCATCGGCATCTGCGTCGGCATCCCCTTGGGCACAGGTGCCGGTGCCGCGGTCGGCGGCTTCTGGGCCTGGCAGCCCGCGGTCGCCGCGATGAGGACAGCCGCGAGGGCCACGGTGGTCTGTCGCCGACGTGTGGTCATCAGCCTCGCCCCAATCGCGGTCGTATATGCATATGAATCAACAAGAATCCACATGAAAGGGCCGCTACGAGTCAAGGAACAACGTCATGATTTAGCCCGTCCGGCTTCGAGGAGGAGCCCTTCAGGGCGACACGAGGTCCAAGGGCTCGCCCCCGAACAGGGTCCGAGCGCAGCACCCGACGGCGGAGGTCCCCTCCCCCGATTGACCGTTCATCGCACCGCTCACCGACAGCTTCGACCGCCCACCGCAGACCCGTGCCCTGGCCCTGTCCCCGCGGAGCGGCACCCGCTGGCATACAGGCCATGACGGCCGGAACCACCACCTTCACGCACGGGACGACCGCCGAGCACGAGCTGGCCGCGTTGCAGCGCGAGCACGGCCGGCCCCTCTTCGCGCTGCTGCTGCGGCTCTGTGACGGCGACCGGCAGCGCGCCGAGGATCTGGTGCAGGAGACGTTCGTACGCGCCTGGCAGCACCCCGAGGCGCTGCGTGCCGACGACTTCGACTCGGTACGCCCCTGGCTGCTCACCGTGGGACGGCGGCTCGCGATCGACGCGCGGCGGGCCCGCCGGGCGCGCCCCGCGGAGGTCGGCGACGCGGTGCTGGACAGTGCGAGCGTCTGCGCCGATCACGCCGAGCGGTCCGCGGCGACGCTCGACGTGCGGGAGGCTGTGAAGACTCTCACTCCCGAGCACCGTGAAGTCCTGGTGCTGGTGTACTTCCAAGGGGCGAGCGTGGCGGAGGCCGCCGCTGCGCTCGGCATACCGCCCGGTACCGTGAAGTCTCGCGCGTACTACGCGCTGCGCGCCCTGCGCCGAGTTCTTCCGGGATACGCGGCCGACCTGCGGTGAAACCGAAGGCCGAGTCAAACCTCCGTAAAGCGCCTTGCTGAGGACCATGGTTGAGCAATCAGCTTGCCTCATCCGTGTTCCGGTTGGGGCCCGGGACGGGCATCGCGCACGTGAACCGGAGGAGGGCAGAAAGGGATGCTGCACAGAGGTCAAGAGAGCACGGACGGCACCGGCGGTGAGGAACTCACCGTCCCCATGGCCTGGTTG
This genomic interval from Streptomyces dengpaensis contains the following:
- a CDS encoding sigma-70 family RNA polymerase sigma factor, with translation MTAGTTTFTHGTTAEHELAALQREHGRPLFALLLRLCDGDRQRAEDLVQETFVRAWQHPEALRADDFDSVRPWLLTVGRRLAIDARRARRARPAEVGDAVLDSASVCADHAERSAATLDVREAVKTLTPEHREVLVLVYFQGASVAEAAAALGIPPGTVKSRAYYALRALRRVLPGYAADLR